Genomic window (Aquimarina sp. BL5):
GGATAGTTGTAGGATACTGTCTCTTCTTTTTCTGGTGCTTCTTTTCTATTTTTTATCATAGAAATAGAAGCCGCTAACATGATCATTGCAAAAAATACCATGATCCCAGTATCTTTGGTAATGACGAAGTCAACCATCATAAAAAGTTCCTCGGGTATTGCCGGAACCAAAAATTTTCTGGTCAAGTACACGGCGATAAACGCAGGAATAGAAAATACAATGGCAGTTCTGAAACTAACCAATCCTTTTCTTAGGTTTTTAACGGCTCCTACTAAAGCGGAAAATCCAACAACAAATAATGAATATGCAGTAGCAGTTACAGGATTTATATCCATCAAGTATACAAAAACCGGTACCGTCAGTATAGAACCTCCTCCACCAATCAAACCTAACACAACTCCAATGATCAATGCTCCAATGTATCCCAGAACTTCTATTACTTCCATCAATTATTTTTGGTAAAAATAATATCAGGTGAAGGCGATCACAGTAACATTAGTTACATAGCATTTAAAGGCTTATAATTTTAATGCTGTTGCGGTTTAATAGTATCTTTCCTTCTACTTCTAGTTTTTTCAGTAATCTGGATATTACCACGCGAGAAGTGTGCAGGTCGTAGGCAATTTCCTGATGAGTATTATGCACTATAGTATCGTTATTGACTTTAGTTTTGTCTTTTAGGTACTTTAGCAATCGTTCGTCCATATTAAGAAAAGCAATACTGTCAATCGTTTCTATAGCCTCCATAAGTCTTTTATGATAGCTTTCGAAAACAAAACTCCTCCAAGATTTATACTTTGCAGTCCATTCTTCCATTTTTCCGATAGGAACCATAATCAGTTTAGAGTCTGTTTCTGCAATTGCTTTGATCTCGCTTTTATGATGACCGATACAGCAGGATAATGTCATCGCACAAGTATCTCCTCTTTCCAGAAAATAGAGCAACAGTTCATCTCCATCCTGGTCTTCTCTTAATATTTTAATCGCACCACTAATAATTAATGGCATTGATTTTATATAACTTCCAGGTTTTATGAGTTCAACACCTTCAGAAACTTCTTTAAAAGTCGCTACACTATTAATCTCTTCTAATAGCTCATTTTCAAAAAGATGTCCGTAATTATTTTTAAGTTCCTGAATCATTATCCCTATTATTATTTTTGATTCTTGAAATATACTGCTAATTGTTTCTTTGCTTCCTGATATCCAACATCAAATATTTTATCCAGATTTCCGCTGCTAAAAACCCCGTGGTTTATCAGTTCTCTTGGTTGAATTATAAGATCACAGTGCTTAAATTTTGTTTCAGAATTAGGCATTGCACGTAAGTAGTATGCGCGTTGCATAACATTATAGGAATGTTTAAAATCTGAAATTTTCAGCTTTTTTATAGGTGTAACATCGATACCAATAATCATCTCACATTGTTTCTGCAAAGGTTCTATAGGAAAATTATCCAAAATCCCTCCATCAGAATATAATTCATCTTCGATTTTTACCGGAGAAAACATTCCTGGAAAAGCTGCAGAAGCCAATATCGGTCTAATAAGTTTTCCAGTACTAAAAACCATAGCCGTCCCTTCTACAAGGTTGGTAGCAGTTACAAAAAGTTTTTTCTCCAGACTTTCAAAAGTGTTTTTAGGAAAATATGTTATCAGATCATCAAAAAACTTTTCAGAATCTAAAAACCCTGCTTTTTTTCTAGTAAACCTATTCAATTTAAACAAAGGTGTTTTATTAAAAAACTCTTTAATCTCTTCTATAGCATAACCACCAGCGTATAAAGCGCCTACAATTGCTCCGGCACTTGTTCCAGAAACGAAATTGGGATATATTCCTGCTTCCTCTAGTGCTTTTATGGCTCCTAAATGTGCTACTCCTTTAAATCCTCCTCCGGAGAGTACCAAGCCTATATTTTTTAATGCTTCCATTATACACTTTTTCTATAAAACTGGACTGAAAATTTTAGCCACTCCTTCTTTTATTTTTTCATGCCAAGGTCTATTTACAAAAGTAGTATAGTCTAACTGAATACTCCGTTCACAATCCGCTAAAAAATCATTTTTTAATTCGATTGCAAAAGCATCATCATATATCGCCACATTTACTTCATAATTTTGCTCAAAACTTCTGATATCCAAATTGGCGGTACCTAAAGAAGAAACTGTATCATCCGCAACAATGATTTTGCTATGCACAAAACCACTAGAAAACAAATAAATTTTAACACCAGCTTCTAACAATCTCTCAAAATAAGACCGTACACACCATCGTACAATTTTACTATCAGATATATCAGAAAGTAAGAGTCTTACCTCTACACCACTTAACGCAGCTACTTTTAATGCTTCCAAAATTGCTTCACCAGGAATGATATATGGATTAGCGATATACACATAGTCTTTAGCTTCATTGATCAAAGAAAAATATAATTGCCTGGTAGCCGAGAAATCTTCGTCCGGACCACTATGCACCGTTTGGGCAGTCATATTTCCCACTTTTTTATAGGTCGTAAAATAGGATGGACTTAAAACATCATCCTGATTACTAATTAGATACCAATCCATTACGAAAATTGCCTGTAAACTATGTACGACAGGACCTTCTAACTGTAGATGTATATCATGCCAGATTCCTAAATTAGGATCTCCTTTTACATATTTATCAGAAACATTAATACCACCAGTAAAAGCTATTTTATTATCTATCACAATAATCTTGCGATGATTTCTGTAATTTATGGACGATAAAAACTTACCAAACTTAACGGGTAAAAAACTATATACCTCCACTCCTGCTTTCTGAAGTTTCCGGATATACTTTTTGCTTAAGGAACGACTTCCTATTCCATCATAGAGAATCCGTATCTGAACACCTTCTTTTACTTTTTCCGCAAAAAGATCGAACAGCCCTTCCGCCAAATGTCCATCTTCAAAAATATAATACTGTAAGTGGATAAAGTGTTCTGCTTTTTGTAAGCTTTCGAATATTGCACGAAATGTAGCACCTCCATTTTTAAGAAGCTTAAGTTGGTTACCCGTGCTAGGTGCAAAACCACAATTCATCGTAATAAGTTTCATCAGTTTCTGATGTTCTTGGTACTCTTCCTCGGTGACCGACTCATAATGGCTTTCTGCTTTTTCTAGATAGGAAATGATTTCATCTGTTCGTTTTAATTGAAATAGCTTATTTTTTCTTCGGTTTCTACCTAATAGAAGATAAAACAGCATTCCACCCACAGGAATTGTAAAAATAGCAAGCATCCAAGCCAAGGTTTTGGTTGGACGCATACCATATAATATAAGTTTAATGACAATTACGATTCCTGCCAAAAAGTATAGGATAAGAAAAGCAACATACATCATCTTATGATCGATTTTTTACTACATCAATTATGCATAACAAGTAACGGAACTCTGGTGCCATAACTTATTTTGGGAGTCTCTGAACCGCGAAAGAAACGTTCCAGAAAGGTTTCTCTGTGAATAAACATCGCATTCATATCTACATCCATAATCTGCACAAAACTATCGATCGCTACAGGAGTAGGCACGTTCGTAATAGAATGAAAAGTATGATTGATGTCTTTAAAAAAATCTTTTAAATGTTTCTTATCATCAAATTCTGCTATGGTTACTGTATCGTCTTCTTTAATCTTAAGAATCCTTAAAGAAGCTTTGTATTTATGCAAGGTGTCTACTAATGGTTCTATGTTTTCTGTAGTGAAATGATCGTTATAATCAATGGTATACAATATCGTTTTTAGTCCCTCAAAAACATAACCTTTGGGAATTACGAGTACCGGACAATCAACCTTACGTATCACATTAAGGGTATTGCTCCCAAAAACAACTTCTCTGGCACTGGTTGCTCCATTAGTTCCCATAACAATGAGATCGATATTTTTTGACTTTACAGCTTGTTGAATTGCATCCGTAAAAATATCATAATCAGTTAGAGCGTGAAAGGTATAGTTTTCATGGGTTATTTCTTCTTTCAATTCTTTTAGCAGCGTACTCAATTTTTCCTTAGATCCCTGTACAACGG
Coding sequences:
- a CDS encoding universal stress protein; translated protein: MKNILLPTDFSENARNAIDYAMEFFKNELCAFHILNVQKASNYMMDDLMAAPANTSIHQSVVQGSKEKLSTLLKELKEEITHENYTFHALTDYDIFTDAIQQAVKSKNIDLIVMGTNGATSAREVVFGSNTLNVIRKVDCPVLVIPKGYVFEGLKTILYTIDYNDHFTTENIEPLVDTLHKYKASLRILKIKEDDTVTIAEFDDKKHLKDFFKDINHTFHSITNVPTPVAIDSFVQIMDVDMNAMFIHRETFLERFFRGSETPKISYGTRVPLLVMHN
- the cls gene encoding cardiolipin synthase, whose amino-acid sequence is MMYVAFLILYFLAGIVIVIKLILYGMRPTKTLAWMLAIFTIPVGGMLFYLLLGRNRRKNKLFQLKRTDEIISYLEKAESHYESVTEEEYQEHQKLMKLITMNCGFAPSTGNQLKLLKNGGATFRAIFESLQKAEHFIHLQYYIFEDGHLAEGLFDLFAEKVKEGVQIRILYDGIGSRSLSKKYIRKLQKAGVEVYSFLPVKFGKFLSSINYRNHRKIIVIDNKIAFTGGINVSDKYVKGDPNLGIWHDIHLQLEGPVVHSLQAIFVMDWYLISNQDDVLSPSYFTTYKKVGNMTAQTVHSGPDEDFSATRQLYFSLINEAKDYVYIANPYIIPGEAILEALKVAALSGVEVRLLLSDISDSKIVRWCVRSYFERLLEAGVKIYLFSSGFVHSKIIVADDTVSSLGTANLDIRSFEQNYEVNVAIYDDAFAIELKNDFLADCERSIQLDYTTFVNRPWHEKIKEGVAKIFSPVL
- a CDS encoding Crp/Fnr family transcriptional regulator, which encodes MIQELKNNYGHLFENELLEEINSVATFKEVSEGVELIKPGSYIKSMPLIISGAIKILREDQDGDELLLYFLERGDTCAMTLSCCIGHHKSEIKAIAETDSKLIMVPIGKMEEWTAKYKSWRSFVFESYHKRLMEAIETIDSIAFLNMDERLLKYLKDKTKVNNDTIVHNTHQEIAYDLHTSRVVISRLLKKLEVEGKILLNRNSIKIISL
- a CDS encoding patatin-like phospholipase family protein, with the translated sequence MEALKNIGLVLSGGGFKGVAHLGAIKALEEAGIYPNFVSGTSAGAIVGALYAGGYAIEEIKEFFNKTPLFKLNRFTRKKAGFLDSEKFFDDLITYFPKNTFESLEKKLFVTATNLVEGTAMVFSTGKLIRPILASAAFPGMFSPVKIEDELYSDGGILDNFPIEPLQKQCEMIIGIDVTPIKKLKISDFKHSYNVMQRAYYLRAMPNSETKFKHCDLIIQPRELINHGVFSSGNLDKIFDVGYQEAKKQLAVYFKNQK
- a CDS encoding sulfite exporter TauE/SafE family protein, whose translation is MEVIEVLGYIGALIIGVVLGLIGGGGSILTVPVFVYLMDINPVTATAYSLFVVGFSALVGAVKNLRKGLVSFRTAIVFSIPAFIAVYLTRKFLVPAIPEELFMMVDFVITKDTGIMVFFAMIMLAASISMIKNRKEAPEKEETVSYNYPLIVIEGIVVGTLTGIVGAGGGFLIIPALVLFARLPMKKAVATSLLIIAIKSLIGFLGDVENLVIEWSFLIVFTGISIIGIFVGMYLSNFIEGEKLKKGFGWFVLVMGVYILIKELT